One window of Candidatus Tectomicrobia bacterium genomic DNA carries:
- a CDS encoding filamentous hemagglutinin N-terminal domain-containing protein gives MSPRRAGLARRAGAAVFAASLLASPAARANPMGGRLIAGSARIEQPSPKRLNVVQGTQKAIIDWRSFSIGAGEHADFQQPSASSVTLNRVTGGNVSEIHGRLTANGNLFLVNPNGILFGQSARIDVNGLVATTSDIRNDDFLAGRYSFKTPGAGGGYVINRGTITAAEGGLVALVAPWVENSGVIEARLGRVALGAGLTFTLDLYGDRLIQLAADGKVLEKMTGPDGTPVADLLAHSGRISAEGGTILLTAQAAKGIVDNVINLSGVVEARTAVQRNGEIILAGGDEGIVRVSGALDASGKQAGQRGGRVEVLGNRIGLFGGALIDVSGDGGGGTALIGGDYQGKGAIPTAAVTYVAPGASLTADALTLGDGGKVIVWADGTTWFAGSITARGGPSGGDGGFVEVSGKQDLAFRGWVDTRAPKGRTGTLLLDPDDINIVDGGGGAQDLDLVAQGGIILAATPPTPYTISETALEGLIQATIILQANNNITISNLDDNLLALGATASVVFTADADGNGAGAFTMNIGDTIRTNGASIRIDGATVTVGGLNTNGGGGITLNGRNGVTISNAVAGAAASTVNADTNADGIGTLTVAAPNGSLSTGNNTLTVTAANLSLNGNVSLDSGTAATTIRRSTLGTIGLGAAGGDMTLSGAMLKRIKANGLTLGGTNTTKITVDNVAEANSNNISGTLTLEATAANGQVTFSGMASTFNALAVNANDRVSVNASLTTDTGALTLDGNADNAGVPNNDIQIAAGVTLTSAGALTLDATTGGIVLDGAGAHTLSATGIVTLNDNLTAPGGGSLTISAADLALVGTVNTGAGSVTISRSSAGTITLGDGAVGLILDKIELAKITATGLTIGGTNTTAITVDNISEANSNNVSGTLTLEATAAGGAVTFQTAASTFNALSVNATGAATMNVGVTTDTGNLSISATNIALNSTLNSAGSVTLASSGTIGLGDAAGANMTLSKAQLASITAASGLTIGGANTTGLTVNNLAVADLNTVTGPLTLNATGAGGTVTFSGLASTVNRALNVNALAGVTLNQSLTTAGATAVNADTNNDGAGTLTVAAGMTLSTGGNPLTITVADLDLQGTGSLNSGAAATTISRSSAGTISLGGAAVGLAISGDELQNITATGLTIGGANTTTLTVDGITALSLAGISGTVTLNATAAGGAVTFQTTASTFKTLAVNANDRVSVNASLTTDTGALTLDGDANNSNSGGAEANNDLRIAAGVTLTSAGALTLDATTGGIVGAGALTLNAAGGVTVNDSLTTAGATSSNADTNNDGAGSLTVAAGMTLSTGGNSLTLTLADIDLQGSLNSGGAATTISRSSAGTLRLGGAAVGLAISGAELQKITAAGLTLGGANTTTLTVDGVTAANLAGISGTLTLTATGAGGTVSFSGAASTINKPLNVNALAGVTLSQSLTTGGATAVNADTNNDGTGTLTVAAGMSLSTGGNSLTITAADLGLQGGLSSGGAATTISRSSAGTIGLGAAGDMNISGAELQNITAGGLTLGGANTTGITVDGVTAGQSNNVSGTLTLEATAAGGQVTFSGGASTFNALSVKARDRISLNASLTTDTGGLALDGNSNNAADANDDIRIAAGVTLTSAGALTLDATAGGITGAGGFTLNALSVTVNDNINAGGVISTRAGGGITFNQGLTLGSGLTLDTTNGGETVAGGNITLNGALNAASAGGQDLTLRAGTSGDVTFNAAAGGTARLGALTIESAGDVTVGNVLRVNSLTQDAGSGTTDFGTASLDAAGAVTVKATDIKGNMTAGNTKLLASGTITGDLNVNSLTISGASAVLTGKVAGAGGAGAAALITIEGPKAGPYTMNGHPIGAPAPAPTPAPNTPAPAPAPAVTTPETPNPLPGTYEKANTVAASIGTTQTPAGGSPNPVSLGESNESPPDSPADAVFRRNETSSGHIVGPFDRDYALIRPAPGTENLYRNVNYLFEEFWRNLGPIECTYGGALVCTRK, from the coding sequence ATGTCCCCCCGCCGGGCCGGGCTCGCCCGGCGGGCGGGGGCCGCCGTGTTTGCGGCGAGCCTGCTCGCGTCCCCCGCCGCACGCGCCAACCCCATGGGGGGGCGGCTGATCGCGGGCTCCGCCCGGATCGAGCAGCCCTCCCCTAAGCGCCTCAACGTCGTTCAGGGCACCCAGAAGGCGATCATCGACTGGCGCTCGTTCAGCATCGGCGCCGGCGAGCACGCCGACTTCCAGCAGCCCTCGGCCTCCTCCGTCACACTCAACCGCGTGACCGGAGGCAACGTCTCCGAGATTCACGGCCGGCTCACCGCCAACGGCAACCTCTTCCTCGTCAACCCCAACGGCATCCTGTTCGGGCAATCCGCGCGGATCGACGTCAACGGCCTGGTCGCCACCACCTCGGACATCCGCAACGACGACTTCCTGGCCGGCCGGTACAGCTTCAAGACGCCGGGCGCGGGCGGCGGCTACGTCATCAACCGCGGAACCATCACCGCGGCCGAGGGCGGCCTCGTCGCCCTGGTGGCGCCGTGGGTGGAGAACTCCGGGGTCATCGAGGCCCGCCTGGGGCGCGTCGCGCTGGGGGCGGGTCTCACCTTCACCCTCGACCTCTACGGGGACCGGCTCATCCAGCTCGCCGCGGACGGCAAGGTCCTGGAGAAGATGACGGGGCCGGACGGGACGCCCGTCGCCGACCTCCTCGCCCACTCCGGGCGCATCAGCGCCGAGGGCGGCACCATCCTCCTCACCGCCCAGGCCGCGAAGGGCATCGTCGACAACGTCATCAACCTGAGCGGCGTCGTCGAGGCCAGGACGGCCGTCCAGAGAAACGGCGAGATCATCCTCGCCGGCGGGGACGAGGGCATCGTCCGCGTCTCGGGCGCCCTCGACGCCTCCGGCAAGCAGGCGGGGCAGCGGGGCGGGCGGGTCGAGGTGCTGGGCAACAGGATCGGGCTTTTCGGCGGGGCCCTCATCGACGTCTCGGGGGATGGGGGAGGCGGGACCGCCCTCATCGGGGGCGACTACCAGGGCAAGGGAGCCATCCCCACCGCCGCCGTCACCTACGTGGCCCCCGGCGCCTCCCTCACCGCCGACGCCCTGACGCTCGGCGACGGCGGCAAGGTCATCGTCTGGGCCGACGGGACCACCTGGTTCGCCGGCTCCATCACCGCCCGGGGCGGGCCCTCGGGCGGGGACGGCGGCTTCGTCGAGGTCTCGGGCAAGCAGGACCTCGCCTTCCGGGGATGGGTGGACACCCGCGCGCCCAAGGGCCGGACGGGCACGCTTTTGCTGGATCCCGACGACATCAATATCGTTGACGGCGGTGGCGGCGCGCAAGACTTGGATCTAGTGGCACAAGGCGGCATCATTCTTGCTGCCACTCCTCCAACTCCCTACACCATCTCGGAAACCGCGCTCGAAGGGCTGATTCAGGCTACCATTATCCTCCAAGCAAACAACAACATCACGATCAGCAACCTCGACGACAACCTGCTGGCTCTGGGGGCCACGGCGTCGGTGGTTTTCACGGCGGACGCGGATGGCAACGGCGCCGGCGCCTTCACGATGAATATCGGCGACACCATCCGGACCAATGGGGCCAGTATCCGCATTGACGGAGCCACTGTCACAGTCGGCGGGCTGAACACGAATGGCGGCGGAGGCATCACTCTCAACGGGCGCAACGGCGTGACCATCTCCAACGCCGTCGCCGGGGCCGCCGCCTCCACCGTCAACGCCGACACGAACGCTGACGGCATCGGCACCCTCACCGTTGCGGCGCCGAACGGATCGCTGTCCACGGGGAACAACACCCTGACCGTCACGGCGGCCAATCTCAGCCTCAACGGCAACGTGAGCCTGGACAGCGGGACGGCCGCGACCACCATCCGGCGTTCGACCCTCGGCACCATCGGCCTCGGGGCGGCCGGGGGGGACATGACCCTCAGCGGGGCCATGCTCAAGCGCATCAAGGCGAATGGCCTCACCCTGGGCGGCACCAACACCACCAAGATCACGGTGGACAACGTCGCGGAGGCGAACAGCAACAACATCTCCGGCACGCTCACCCTCGAGGCCACGGCGGCGAACGGCCAGGTGACCTTCTCGGGGATGGCCTCGACGTTCAACGCCCTGGCGGTCAACGCCAACGACCGGGTCAGCGTCAACGCCAGCCTGACGACGGACACCGGCGCCCTCACCCTGGACGGGAATGCGGACAACGCCGGGGTCCCGAACAACGACATCCAAATCGCGGCGGGAGTCACTCTCACCTCGGCCGGGGCCCTCACGCTCGACGCCACGACCGGCGGCATCGTCCTGGACGGGGCAGGCGCCCACACCCTTAGCGCCACGGGCATCGTCACGCTGAACGACAACCTCACCGCGCCGGGAGGCGGTTCCCTCACCATCTCCGCCGCCGACCTCGCCCTTGTGGGCACGGTGAACACCGGCGCGGGCTCCGTCACCATCTCCCGCTCCTCGGCGGGGACGATCACTCTTGGTGACGGCGCGGTGGGCTTGATCCTCGACAAGATCGAGCTGGCGAAAATCACGGCGACGGGGCTGACCATCGGGGGAACCAACACCACCGCGATCACGGTGGACAACATCTCGGAGGCGAACAGCAACAATGTCTCGGGCACGCTCACCCTCGAGGCCACGGCGGCGGGGGGCGCGGTGACCTTCCAGACCGCGGCCTCGACCTTCAACGCCCTGTCGGTGAACGCCACCGGCGCGGCCACGATGAACGTCGGCGTTACGACCGACACGGGGAACCTCTCGATCTCAGCCACCAACATTGCGCTCAACAGCACGCTCAACAGCGCGGGCTCCGTGACCCTCGCCTCGTCGGGGACGATCGGCCTAGGCGACGCCGCGGGGGCGAACATGACCCTCAGCAAGGCGCAGTTAGCGAGCATCACGGCGGCGAGCGGGCTCACCATCGGGGGGGCGAACACCACCGGGCTGACGGTGAACAACCTCGCGGTGGCCGACCTCAATACCGTCACCGGGCCGCTGACGCTGAACGCCACCGGCGCGGGGGGGACGGTAACCTTTTCGGGGTTAGCTTCGACGGTCAACCGCGCTTTGAACGTGAACGCCCTGGCCGGCGTGACTTTGAACCAGAGCCTGACCACGGCGGGGGCGACGGCGGTCAACGCCGACACCAACAACGACGGGGCGGGAACCCTCACCGTGGCGGCCGGCATGACGCTCTCGACCGGGGGGAACCCTCTGACCATCACCGTCGCCGACCTCGACCTCCAGGGGACCGGGAGCCTGAACAGCGGCGCGGCGGCCACGACGATCTCGCGCTCCTCGGCGGGGACGATCAGCCTCGGGGGAGCGGCGGTCGGGCTCGCGATCTCGGGGGACGAGCTTCAGAACATCACGGCCACGGGACTGACCATCGGGGGGGCCAACACCACTACTCTCACCGTGGACGGCATCACCGCGCTGAGCCTCGCCGGCATCTCCGGGACCGTCACCCTCAACGCCACGGCAGCGGGGGGCGCGGTGACCTTCCAGACCACGGCCTCGACGTTCAAGACCCTGGCGGTCAACGCCAACGACCGCGTCAGCGTCAACGCCAGCCTGACGACGGACACGGGTGCTCTCACCCTGGACGGGGACGCCAACAACAGCAATAGCGGTGGAGCGGAGGCCAACAACGACCTCCGGATCGCGGCGGGGGTGACCCTCACCTCGGCCGGGGCCCTCACCCTGGACGCCACGACGGGGGGCATCGTCGGGGCCGGCGCGCTCACGCTGAACGCCGCGGGCGGCGTGACGGTCAATGACAGCCTCACCACGGCGGGAGCGACGTCGAGCAACGCCGACACCAACAACGACGGGGCGGGCTCTCTCACCGTGGCGGCCGGCATGACGCTCTCCACTGGGGGGAACTCCCTCACGCTCACCTTGGCCGACATCGACCTCCAGGGGAGCCTGAACAGCGGCGGGGCCGCCACCACCATCTCCCGCTCCTCGGCGGGGACGCTCCGCCTCGGGGGGGCTGCGGTCGGGCTCGCGATCTCGGGGGCCGAGCTCCAGAAGATCACGGCGGCGGGCCTCACCCTGGGCGGGGCCAACACCACCACCCTCACCGTGGACGGCGTCACCGCGGCCAACCTCGCCGGCATCTCCGGGACCTTGACCCTAACCGCCACCGGCGCGGGGGGCACGGTGAGCTTCTCCGGGGCCGCCTCCACGATCAACAAGCCCCTGAACGTGAACGCCCTGGCGGGGGTGACCCTCAGCCAGAGCCTCACCACCGGGGGAGCGACGGCAGTCAACGCCGACACAAACAACGACGGGACGGGAACCCTCACCGTGGCGGCCGGCATGTCCCTCTCCACCGGGGGGAACTCCCTCACAATCACCGCCGCCGACCTCGGCCTCCAGGGGGGCCTGAGCAGCGGGGGGGCCGCCACCACCATCTCCCGCTCCTCGGCGGGGACGATCGGCCTGGGGGCGGCAGGCGACATGAACATCAGCGGCGCCGAGCTTCAGAACATCACGGCCGGCGGCCTCACCCTGGGCGGGGCCAACACCACCGGGATCACCGTGGATGGGGTCACCGCGGGCCAGAGCAACAACGTCTCCGGTACCCTCACCCTCGAGGCCACGGCGGCGGGGGGCCAGGTGACCTTCTCCGGCGGCGCTTCAACCTTTAATGCCCTGTCGGTGAAGGCTAGGGACCGCATCAGCCTCAACGCCAGCCTGACGACGGACACGGGCGGCCTCGCCCTGGACGGGAACTCGAACAACGCCGCGGACGCGAACGACGACATCCGGATCGCGGCGGGGGTGACCCTCACCTCGGCCGGGGCGCTCACCCTGGACGCCACGGCGGGGGGCATCACCGGGGCCGGCGGGTTCACGCTGAACGCGCTGAGCGTGACGGTCAACGACAACATCAATGCGGGGGGAGTCATTTCCACCCGGGCCGGCGGCGGCATCACTTTCAACCAAGGATTGACCCTCGGCTCGGGCCTCACGCTCGACACGACGAACGGAGGGGAGACCGTGGCCGGCGGGAACATCACCTTGAACGGCGCGCTGAACGCGGCGTCCGCCGGGGGCCAGGATCTCACCCTGAGGGCCGGCACCTCCGGCGACGTCACCTTCAACGCGGCGGCGGGCGGAACGGCGCGGCTCGGAGCGTTGACCATCGAAAGCGCGGGGGACGTGACTGTGGGGAACGTCCTCCGGGTGAATTCGCTGACGCAGGACGCCGGGAGCGGAACAACGGACTTCGGCACGGCGAGCCTCGACGCGGCCGGGGCCGTCACGGTGAAGGCCACCGACATCAAAGGGAACATGACCGCCGGAAACACCAAACTGCTGGCGAGCGGCACCATCACCGGCGACCTGAACGTGAATTCGCTGACCATCTCGGGCGCCAGCGCGGTCCTCACGGGGAAAGTCGCCGGCGCGGGCGGCGCCGGGGCCGCGGCCCTGATCACCATTGAGGGACCCAAGGCCGGGCCTTATACGATGAACGGCCACCCGATTGGGGCTCCCGCGCCGGCTCCAACCCCGGCGCCGAACACTCCGGCGCCTGCGCCAGCCCCGGCGGTCACGACTCCGGAAACGCCGAATCCACTTCCTGGAACTTATGAGAAGGCGAACACCGTCGCCGCATCCATCGGCACGACCCAGACACCGGCGGGAGGTTCCCCAAATCCCGTTTCCTTGGGCGAATCCAATGAATCGCCTCCTGACTCTCCGGCCGATGCCGTGTTCCGCCGGAATGAGACTTCCTCGGGCCACATCGTCGGCCCCTTCGATCGGGACTACGCGCTCATCCGGCCGGCTCCCGGGACGGAGAACCTCTATCGAAATGTGAATTATCTTTTTGAAGAATTCTGGCGAAACCTCGGCCCCATCGAGTGCACCTACGGTGGGGCTCTGGTTTGCACGCGGAAGTAA
- a CDS encoding ShlB/FhaC/HecB family hemolysin secretion/activation protein, protein MYTASRLKSRSSGTGSTRFFCWMTVLVALSTALGMKEASAQAVPPTVEPGRIEERFEAPKRPRSAIEPVVPPAERALPPGEAGKIRFALAGVVVEGSTVYKDSDFLRFYEHHLGKEISLADVYGIAAAITAKYRNDGYILSQVIVPPQHIRGGIVRLRVIEGFINQVIIKGEILGSSALLRSYAGKIERSRPLRVGELEHYLLLANDLPGVSVRSVLVPSETQPGASDLILEVTQDNFDGFVSFDNRGTEFIGPHQLYYGLAFNSAFGLFERTDLRFIHALPPKELRFGQLMHEIPLGAEGTKAIFSVNHSRSEPGDDLKPLEFENRNTAVSLTLIQPFIRSRTQNLLMRAGITARRSESEILGERLTEDRLRIATFGFTYDFADRLRGVTLLDVGLSQGLDIFGETKTGSPNLSRENGKSDFTKVTAELSRLQHLFSELSLFMSFQGQYGGSQLLASEEFGVGGGQFGRAYDPSEIVGDHGIALKAELRLDQPFGLRAARGVQLYAFYDFGAVWNRATSGGGRRESLASAGGGVRLNITDMISGHLEIAVPLTRGVAARGGDGDDPRLFFGVVMRF, encoded by the coding sequence TTCTTGTCGCGCTCTCGACCGCGCTGGGCATGAAAGAAGCTTCCGCTCAGGCGGTACCTCCCACTGTGGAGCCTGGGCGAATCGAAGAGCGGTTCGAAGCGCCCAAGAGGCCGCGATCGGCGATCGAGCCGGTGGTCCCGCCGGCGGAGCGGGCGCTTCCCCCGGGCGAGGCCGGGAAGATACGCTTCGCCCTCGCCGGAGTGGTGGTCGAAGGCTCCACCGTCTATAAAGATTCTGATTTTCTGCGGTTCTACGAGCATCACTTAGGAAAAGAGATTTCGCTCGCGGACGTGTACGGGATCGCCGCGGCCATCACCGCCAAATACCGGAACGATGGCTACATCCTCTCCCAGGTGATCGTGCCTCCCCAGCACATCCGCGGCGGCATAGTTCGGCTGAGGGTGATCGAGGGTTTCATCAATCAGGTCATTATCAAAGGGGAGATACTTGGCTCATCGGCTCTCCTTAGAAGTTACGCCGGCAAAATCGAGCGGTCGCGCCCTCTCCGGGTAGGGGAGCTGGAACACTACCTTCTGCTCGCGAACGACCTTCCGGGTGTGAGCGTGCGGTCGGTGCTCGTGCCATCCGAGACCCAGCCGGGAGCCTCCGACCTCATCCTGGAGGTCACCCAGGATAACTTCGACGGGTTTGTCAGTTTCGACAACCGCGGCACCGAGTTCATCGGTCCCCACCAGCTCTATTACGGCCTTGCCTTCAACTCGGCCTTCGGGCTGTTTGAAAGAACCGATCTGCGGTTCATACACGCCCTGCCGCCGAAGGAACTTCGATTCGGCCAGCTCATGCACGAGATCCCATTGGGCGCCGAAGGCACCAAGGCGATCTTTTCCGTCAACCACAGCCGGTCGGAGCCGGGCGATGACCTGAAGCCGCTTGAGTTCGAAAACCGGAATACGGCGGTTTCACTCACCCTGATTCAGCCCTTCATTCGTTCCCGCACCCAAAACCTCTTGATGCGGGCCGGGATCACCGCCCGGCGGTCGGAGAGCGAGATACTGGGGGAGCGCCTGACGGAAGACCGCCTGCGCATCGCCACCTTCGGTTTCACCTACGATTTCGCCGACCGCCTGCGCGGCGTGACCCTGCTGGACGTGGGCCTGAGCCAAGGTTTGGACATCTTTGGCGAAACGAAAACCGGCTCCCCGAACCTCTCCCGGGAGAATGGGAAAAGCGACTTCACCAAAGTGACGGCGGAACTGTCGCGTCTTCAGCACCTGTTCTCGGAATTGTCGCTTTTCATGTCGTTTCAGGGGCAGTACGGAGGCAGCCAGCTCCTCGCCTCCGAAGAATTCGGCGTGGGGGGCGGGCAGTTCGGCCGGGCTTACGATCCCTCCGAGATTGTCGGCGACCACGGAATCGCGCTGAAGGCGGAGCTTCGGCTTGATCAGCCCTTCGGTCTTCGGGCCGCCCGGGGCGTCCAGTTGTACGCCTTCTACGATTTTGGGGCCGTCTGGAACCGCGCAACGAGCGGCGGCGGGCGGCGGGAATCGCTGGCGTCGGCGGGCGGGGGAGTCCGGCTCAACATCACCGACATGATTTCCGGCCATCTGGAAATCGCCGTTCCTCTCACCCGGGGGGTGGCGGCGCGCGGAGGCGATGGGGATGATCCCCGTCTTTTTTTCGGGGTCGTAATGAGATTCTGA